In the Helianthus annuus cultivar XRQ/B chromosome 11, HanXRQr2.0-SUNRISE, whole genome shotgun sequence genome, one interval contains:
- the LOC110887972 gene encoding G-type lectin S-receptor-like serine/threonine-protein kinase SD1-1: MEGAAIALFALLYFHKCYAAELDEISDSRFLTYGDTLVSPTRIFELRFFQPGNSKNTYLGVWNKKISVRTVVWVANRNHPLPGESLLVLKIADQGNLGLYNNISMIWSSNTTTSGNATAKLRDNGNLVVVDQQERVFWQSFDYRGKEWYLTPLDSKNGSEKFTKYSNVKLPDTENTWFSMSMTLEECKTKCLKNCSCMAYANPDPGVRRRGCVLWFNDLLDMRVLPEGRAGPDIFVRMASSESEFPSHSNERQGGANINVININVILVVIIPGVLIGIISTWLCYAHWKRNHPKTTREGKILNASTSLEEEMELPLFSFSTIANATANFLSDNKLGQGGFGAVYKGILEDGQEIAVKRLSKYSSQGLEEFKNEVICISKLQHRNLVKLLGCCIHGDEKLLVYEYMPNKSLDSFIFDIAQSLLLDWTKRVNIIKGIARGLVYLHHDSRLRIIHRDLKASNILLDQDMNPKISDFGLARSFGGNETQANTNRVVGTYGYMSPEYALDGLFSIKSDVFSFGILILEVLSGKRNRGFIDPENENNLVGHVWSLYTEGRSMELIDASCAESCHLPEAIRLINVALLCVQQKAGDRPNMSSVVLMMDSEGELTQPKKPSFFIEKEFPVGNFFAVACTGCSLNDMSITEADGR, encoded by the exons ATGGAGGGAGCAGCCATAGCTCTGTTTGCCTTACTCTATTTTCATAAATGTTACGCTGCTGAACTCGACGAGATTTCAGATTCAAGGTTTCTGACATATGGAGATACATTGGTCTCTCCAACCAGaatttttgaactcagatttttTCAACCCGGTAACTCTAAGAACACATATCTTGGTGTTTGGAACAAGAAAATCTCTGTTAGAACGGTTGTTTGGGTTGCAAACAGAAACCACCCGCTTCCTGGTGAATCACTGCTTGTGTTAAAGATCGCTGATCAGGGAAATCTCGGCCTCTACAACAATATCAGCATGATTTGGTCATCTAACACAACGACATCAGGGAACGCAACTGCAAAGCTTCGGGACAATGGAAATCTAGTTGTGGTTGATCAACAGGAGAGGGTTTTCTGGCAGAGTTTTGATTATAGGGGAAAGGAATGGTATCTAACACCATTGGACAGCAAAAATGGATCAGAAAAATTTACCAAATACTCTAATGTAAAATTGCCAGACACAGAAAATACCTGGTTTAGCATGAGCATGACTCTGGAAGAATGTAAAACAAAATGCTTAAAAAATTGTTCCTGTATGGCTTATGCAAATCCAGACCCCGGTGTTAGACGAAGGGGCTGCGTGCTTTGGTTCAATGACCTTCTTGACATGCGAGTGTTGCCTGAAGGCCGTGCGGGTCCGGATATTTTTGTAAGGATGGCCTCATCTGAGTCAG AATTTCCATCACATTCCAACGAGAGGCAGGGAGGGGCAAACATTAATGTCATCAACATTAATGTCATCTTAGTTGTAATCATTCCCGGGGTTCTTATAGGCATCATCTCTACATGGTTGTGTTATGCACATTGGAAAAGGAATCATCCCAAAACAACCAGGGAAG GGAAAATCTTGAATGCCTCTACTAGCCTTGAAGAAGAAATGGAGCTACCATTATTTAGCTTCTCTACGATTGCTAATGCCACTGCCAATTTTTTATCTGACAATAAACTTGGACAGGGTGGATTTGGAGCTGTTTATAAG GGTATTTTAGAAGATGGGCAAGAGATTGCAGTTAAACGTCTGTCCAAGTATTCAAGTCAAGGACTTGAAGAGTTCAAGAATGAAGTCATCTGCATTTCAAAACTTCAGCACCGGAATCTAGTGAAGCTACTTGGTTGTTGCATACATGGAGATGAGAAGTTGTTGGTATATGAATACATGCCAAATAAAAGCTTGGACTCATTTATTTTTG ACATAGCTCAAAGTCTGCTTCTTGATTGGACCAAGCGCGTCAACATTATCAAAGGAATCGCTCGAGGACTAGTTTACCTACACCACGATTCACGATTAAGAATCATCCATAGAGATCTTAAAGCTAGCAACATTTTACTAGATCAGGATATGAACCCTAAGATATCAGACTTCGGCTTAGCTAGAAGTTTTGGAGGAAATGAAACCCAAGCAAACACAAACAGAGTTGTTGGCACATA CGGTTACATGTCCCCCGAGTATGCACTAGATGGTCTTTTCTCCATAAAGTCAGATGTATTTAGCTTTGGCATCTTGATACTGGAGGTTCTGAGTGGGAAGCGAAATAGAGGATTTATCGATCCTGAAAACGAAAATAATCTTGTTGGACAT GTATGGAGTCTCTATACCGAAGGCAGATCAATGGAATTAATCGATGCAAGCTGCGCTGAATCCTGCCATCTTCCTGAAGCTATAAGATTAATCAATGTTGCGTTGTTATGTGTTCAACAAAAGGCAGGAGATAGGCCCAATATGTCATCTGTAGTTCTGATGATGGACAGCGAGGGTGAATTGACGCAACCCAAGAAGCCATCGTTTTTCATAGAAAAGGAGTTTCCTGTAGGAAACTTCTTCGCAGTTGCTTGTACAGGATGTTCACTGAACGATATGAGTATTACAGAGGCAGACGGTCGATAG